The DNA segment GAGTTTTTCCTGCGTGAGCCTGGCTTTTGTTCGAGCTGATTTCAGTCTGTGAGGGATCATAGTCAATAACCATATAAACTGTATTGACGTCATGTTAAGCATCACTTAACATATTGTTGTTTAGAGTTACTGAACGATGTTACTGGAAAGAGTAGACCACATTTCAACGGCAGTACCGACAACAAAAGGAAGAACGATGAAAATGGAAAATGACTGGCATCCGGCGGACATCATTGCCGGACTGCGCAAAAGGAAAACCACTCTGGCTGCGGTCTCCCGTGAAGCCGGTTTAGGATCGTCAACGCTGTCCAACGCGCTGGCCCGCCCGTGGGCAAAGGGTGAGAGGATCATCGGCCAGGCATTGGGTGTGCCGCCTTCAGCTATCTGGCCAAGCCGTTATTTCGACGAAAATCATCGTTTAATTCCGCGATGCATCAGGTCAGAAAAGAAAAAGACGAACTGACGAGACCTCTGGATTATCCTAAAAAAACGCCTTCCTCAATCACAGAAGAGGGCGTTTTCTTGTATAACCAGATCAGTTCAGCACTTTACTGCGGATAACGTCCGCGATGCCCGGCGTTTCATGGTCACCAATCACCAGCGCGGCGCGTTCTTTAATGGCATCCACCGCATTGCCCATCGCCACACCTAGCCCGACATTTTCCAGCATGCTCAGATCGTTGAAATTATCCCCAAAGGCAATCACGTCCTGCATGCTCATACCCTGAGATTCAACCCACTCCTGTAAACGACGGCCTTTACTGTTGCCACCTTTGGCGACGTCGACCTGATCGTGCCATGACCATTCGCAGGCCAGACCCAGTTCGTTTTCCACCTGCGCGGCAAAAGTATGCAGCGCATCGAGATCCTGATGCGACGTAGCAAATTTCCACACGGAGTGTGCATCGTCCGCCGCTTCACGCAGGCTATTAACCTGCACGATGTTCGGGCGTTGGCCTTCCGGTAACGTTTCGCCCCAGGCGATTGAACGGCTGACGTGGCCACTTGGTTGCTGATAAAGCATTGCGTCATCGACATACAGCAGGCCGTGAATGCCGTGATACTCGAGCAAATCGACCACTTTTTTGGCCTTCACTTTATCCATGGGATCGGACGTTAGCACCTTACGTGCCTGATAATCATAGAGATACGTTCCGTTACAGCAGATAGCCGGCGTATCGAGTTGCAAGGCCTGATAAAACGGATGGATCGCCACGTGATGACGCCCGGTAACGATAACCACTTTGATACCCTGAGCACGAGCGTCGGCAAGCGCGGACAGGGATTGAGGCAGGATACGTTTTTGACGGTCGAGCAGCGTACCGTCGAGATCGAGTGCGATAATGCGATAAGTCATGGTCAGTCCATCATTAAGTGAGAGGATCGAAGAAATTATCACCATGTTACCGTGTTAAGCCTGCTAATTAAACCTTCAAACCCGCCAGACGTGGTGCAGTGAATGCCTTGTCGGCTCCCCGGTTTATTTAGGGCGTGGAGGGTTTGGGGTTGTTGGGTTATCCTGAACTACGCTTTCAAATCTAATGAGATTTAATAAGGAGTTGTGATGAAGCAAGTTGTCTACGTTGCCAGCCCTGATAGCCAGCAAATCCACGCATTTCGTCTGGCGGACA comes from the Enterobacteriaceae bacterium Kacie_13 genome and includes:
- a CDS encoding transcriptional regulator; its protein translation is MENDWHPADIIAGLRKRKTTLAAVSREAGLGSSTLSNALARPWAKGERIIGQALGVPPSAIWPSRYFDENHRLIPRCIRSEKKKTN
- a CDS encoding pyridoxal phosphatase, coding for MTYRIIALDLDGTLLDRQKRILPQSLSALADARAQGIKVVIVTGRHHVAIHPFYQALQLDTPAICCNGTYLYDYQARKVLTSDPMDKVKAKKVVDLLEYHGIHGLLYVDDAMLYQQPSGHVSRSIAWGETLPEGQRPNIVQVNSLREAADDAHSVWKFATSHQDLDALHTFAAQVENELGLACEWSWHDQVDVAKGGNSKGRRLQEWVESQGMSMQDVIAFGDNFNDLSMLENVGLGVAMGNAVDAIKERAALVIGDHETPGIADVIRSKVLN